CGGGATGCCGCCAAGGTCACCTCGACCGCCAAGGACCTGGTCAGCAACGTCAACATCGTGATCGGCTCGATCTTCACCCAGGCGGCGGTCACGACCACCGGCACGGGAGCGGCGGCCGCCGTCACCGGCGGCCTGTTCACGGCCGACAGCACCACCGGCGCCGCCAAGAACGCGCTGTTCAACGCGGTGACGGCGCCCATCGACGGCAATTCGCCGGCCACGATCGGCATCAACTCGACGAAGAACGGCGACTTCTCCTTTGACGCGGACGCCTTCGCCGCCGCCTACGCCAAGGACCCGGCCGGCGTGGAGAAGACCCTGCAGACCATAGCGGACCGTGTCGCGACGGCGGCAAAGTCCGTCTCCGACCCGATCGACGGGACCCTGTCGCAGCGGATCAATGGCCAGCAGACAGTCATTGACGACCTCAACAGCCAAATTGTCGACTGGGACAGCCGGCTGGCCACGCGCCGGGCATCGCTCCAGGCCGTTTACACCAACCTGGAGGTCCAGCTGGGCAAGATGCAGTCCCAGCAGAGCTGGCTCACCTCCCAAATCAGTTCCTTCGACGCCGGAAGCAGCCAGAAGAAATGACGGAAACAGCCGCCAACAAATCGCTGAACGCCTACCAGCGCGAGGCCATTCTCTCCGCCTCCCCGGCGCGCCTGCTGGTGATGCTCTACGACCGGCTCCTGCTGGACCTGGCGCGCGCCGAGTCCGCGCAGGTGGCCGAACAATGGGAAGCCGCGGGCAAGCAGCTGCTGCACGCGCAGGACATCATTGCCGAACTCACCGGCTCCCTGGAAGTGGGCGCCTGGGACGGGGCCGGGAACATGCTCGGCATCTACAACTACGCCGGGACGGCCATGATGAACGCCAACATTTTCCGCAACGTGGCGTTGACCCGCGAATGCATCGCCCTGCTGGAGCCGCTGCGCCAGAGCTGGCATGAGGCCGCCGCCATGCCCGCGGGGCAGGCCGCCGCGGCTGTCGGGGGGATGGCGTGATCTGGCCCAACTTGCTGGCCTC
This genomic stretch from Arthrobacter dokdonellae harbors:
- the fliS gene encoding flagellar export chaperone FliS, whose product is MTETAANKSLNAYQREAILSASPARLLVMLYDRLLLDLARAESAQVAEQWEAAGKQLLHAQDIIAELTGSLEVGAWDGAGNMLGIYNYAGTAMMNANIFRNVALTRECIALLEPLRQSWHEAAAMPAGQAAAAVGGMA